One window from the genome of Pseudonocardia hierapolitana encodes:
- a CDS encoding zinc metalloprotease HtpX: MAMVVGGLAWLLVGVVGLLWALVIGGIVLAMRPHVPPRWILSMYGARPLPRAVAPELHRYVEALADRARLPAAPRLYYVASPMVNAFAVGRRDDAALAVTDGLLRGLTGREVVGVLAHEVGHIRADDLWVMSLADAVGRLTHALAYLGLILLVLTLPLTAGGTYSPLWPAVLLMAAPTVVTLLQLALSRSREYDADLEGAALTGDPEGLASALARLERLEGRIWERVIVPRRRAPDPLLLRTHPPTAARVRRLLQLVPREERRRLGDARRLPPAGYPQVRSPVRLRSPGVRW, encoded by the coding sequence ATGGCCATGGTGGTCGGCGGGCTCGCCTGGCTGCTCGTCGGAGTGGTGGGCCTGCTCTGGGCGCTCGTCATCGGGGGGATCGTGCTGGCGATGCGGCCGCACGTCCCGCCGCGGTGGATCCTGTCGATGTACGGTGCCCGCCCGCTCCCGCGCGCGGTCGCGCCCGAGCTGCACCGCTACGTGGAGGCGCTCGCCGACCGCGCTCGGCTCCCCGCGGCGCCACGCCTGTACTACGTCGCCAGCCCGATGGTCAACGCGTTCGCCGTGGGGCGGCGCGATGACGCGGCTCTCGCCGTGACCGACGGACTGCTGCGCGGTCTGACCGGCCGAGAGGTCGTCGGGGTGCTGGCCCACGAGGTCGGGCACATCCGCGCCGACGACCTGTGGGTCATGAGCCTGGCCGACGCGGTCGGGCGACTCACCCACGCACTCGCATACCTCGGGCTGATCCTCCTCGTGCTGACCCTGCCGCTGACCGCGGGCGGCACGTACTCCCCGCTTTGGCCCGCCGTGCTGCTCATGGCGGCCCCGACGGTGGTGACGCTCCTCCAGCTCGCGCTCTCGCGGTCCCGCGAGTACGACGCCGACCTCGAGGGCGCCGCGCTCACCGGCGACCCCGAGGGGCTCGCGTCCGCGCTCGCCCGGCTGGAACGGCTCGAGGGGCGGATCTGGGAACGCGTGATCGTCCCCCGCCGACGTGCTCCCGACCCGCTGCTGCTGCGCACCCACCCGCCGACCGCCGCGCGCGTGCGGCGGTTGCTCCAGCTGGTGCCCCGCGAGGAGCGCAGACGGCTCGGTGACGCTCGGCGGCTTCCCCCCGCCGGCTACCCGCAGGTGCGGTCCCCCGTCCGACTCCGCTCCCCGGGTGTCCGGTGGTGA
- a CDS encoding GAP family protein has product MSTALLLTVTGLALLDSLNPATILGVALVLVLPNGHPVRAALAYVLGAYLTVLGLGAGFYLAADAAAGVLDGGLIWVRRIAFGLAALMLLRSALQRLRRTHRAQITLPAWFTPWTALPLGAVVTAADLPNAFPYAIAIERLVSSGITTPHGLLVLAGYAMIYCLPCLLLLVAGVAWGDHIRSRLTGLYNRFGQARDVPPSIPAALGLGALAVAAAGIAITN; this is encoded by the coding sequence ATGAGCACAGCGCTCCTGCTCACCGTCACCGGGCTGGCCCTGCTCGACTCGCTCAACCCCGCGACCATCCTCGGCGTCGCACTCGTCCTGGTCCTGCCCAACGGCCACCCGGTCCGCGCAGCACTCGCCTACGTGCTCGGCGCCTACCTCACCGTGCTCGGACTCGGCGCGGGGTTCTACCTCGCCGCAGACGCCGCGGCCGGCGTGCTCGACGGCGGGCTGATCTGGGTCCGCCGCATCGCATTCGGACTCGCCGCACTGATGCTCCTGCGCTCCGCGCTGCAACGCCTGCGCCGAACCCACCGCGCTCAGATCACGCTCCCCGCCTGGTTCACCCCCTGGACAGCACTACCGCTGGGCGCCGTGGTCACCGCAGCCGACCTCCCCAACGCCTTCCCCTACGCCATCGCCATCGAGCGCCTGGTCAGCTCCGGCATCACCACACCCCACGGGCTGCTCGTGCTCGCCGGCTACGCCATGATCTACTGCCTGCCCTGCCTCCTGCTGCTCGTCGCCGGCGTCGCCTGGGGCGACCACATCCGCAGCCGCCTCACCGGGCTCTACAACCGCTTCGGCCAAGCGCGCGACGTCCCACCCAGCATCCCCGCCGCTCTCGGACTAGGCGCACTCGCCGTAGCCGCAGCAGGAATCGCCATCACGAACTGA
- a CDS encoding TetR/AcrR family transcriptional regulator, with the protein MSLRDRVLDALQRLVLAGDPAPTLDAVAAAAGVSKGGLLHHFPDRRALAHGLVHRALAETDAAMATAADGGTAAATWLRLSAADGAEQAAARALLSLFRVSAGGVDLPPDVGQAVRRWQSAIEAEVGDPVHADVVRLVGDGLFTEALLGAPPAPERVEALITHLLTDTSPSRRNTSR; encoded by the coding sequence GTGTCTCTCCGCGATCGTGTCCTGGACGCACTACAACGGTTGGTCCTCGCCGGTGACCCGGCGCCGACGCTCGATGCGGTCGCAGCGGCCGCCGGAGTCAGCAAGGGCGGGTTGCTGCACCACTTCCCCGACCGTCGCGCGCTGGCGCACGGGCTGGTGCACCGGGCGTTGGCCGAGACCGACGCCGCAATGGCCACCGCAGCCGACGGTGGAACGGCGGCGGCCACGTGGCTGCGGCTGTCAGCGGCCGACGGTGCCGAGCAGGCCGCAGCCCGGGCCCTGCTCTCCCTTTTTCGAGTGTCCGCGGGCGGGGTGGATTTACCGCCCGACGTCGGGCAGGCCGTCCGCCGCTGGCAGTCGGCAATCGAGGCCGAGGTCGGCGACCCCGTGCACGCCGACGTCGTGCGCCTGGTGGGAGACGGACTGTTCACCGAAGCGCTGCTCGGGGCCCCACCGGCACCCGAGCGCGTCGAGGCATTGATCACCCACCTGCTCACCGACACCTCGCCCAGCCGGCGAAACACCTCGCGATGA
- a CDS encoding TraR/DksA family transcriptional regulator produces the protein MKSTMHAVAARTHVSPGRGGWRTELVRCLPRLREALERERAFRVEQLSSMAMMGPARRDGACTTADIARAQVDEQVAAGAGRALADIETALMAIRTGRYGRCAGCDEEIAVEVLCAVPQTRWCLTCHCRRAEQRRMSSGHGA, from the coding sequence GTGAAGTCGACGATGCATGCAGTGGCGGCCCGGACGCACGTCTCACCCGGGAGGGGCGGGTGGCGTACCGAGCTCGTTCGGTGTCTGCCTCGACTGCGCGAGGCGCTCGAACGCGAGCGGGCTTTCCGGGTCGAGCAGCTGAGCTCGATGGCCATGATGGGGCCCGCGCGACGTGACGGGGCGTGCACGACTGCCGACATCGCTCGCGCCCAGGTGGACGAGCAGGTCGCGGCCGGCGCCGGTCGTGCCCTGGCGGATATCGAGACCGCTTTGATGGCGATCCGGACGGGTAGGTACGGGCGGTGTGCGGGCTGCGATGAGGAGATCGCCGTCGAGGTGCTGTGCGCGGTGCCGCAGACGCGGTGGTGCCTGACCTGCCACTGCCGCCGAGCTGAGCAGCGTCGGATGAGCAGTGGCCATGGCGCCTGA
- a CDS encoding PP2C family protein-serine/threonine phosphatase, with protein MTEDVTAARPGIGALLQDLDRAPPSELVDVCARWLARHVSAQGCVVLLSDYAEASLEPVAVDPATAPIRSQDLLDSAAGVAYREQRRVTAVVDPSGDAAAAGAAGSGVPGPAVVVYLPVSVRAERLGVLAVTLPGHHVGGGTMEVLDDVARVLGHVLTGARRYTDRFEMLRRRRELGLAAEIQWELLPSLAFELPAFSIAGTLEPAYEIGGDNFDYAVSAHCLTVGVSDAAGHGLRASLLASLSCTAMRNARRAHCSIVQQAETANRHLVEQFPGPDFVTGLILELDVDSGVGTILNAGHPPPLLVRDGAVSELLIPPELPLGLLGSTHYPVHPIALHPGDRLLLFTDGITEAHQRGGQDFGYRRLAALLADHHELAPPELVRHITRSVTESCNGEISDDATVVCLDWHPKQPQAQ; from the coding sequence GTGACGGAGGATGTGACGGCTGCTCGGCCCGGCATCGGCGCGCTGTTGCAGGATCTGGATCGAGCGCCGCCGAGCGAGTTGGTTGATGTCTGCGCACGATGGCTGGCCCGGCACGTGTCGGCGCAGGGCTGCGTCGTCCTGCTGTCGGACTACGCGGAGGCGAGTCTGGAGCCGGTGGCGGTGGACCCTGCCACTGCGCCGATCCGGTCCCAGGACTTGCTCGACAGCGCTGCGGGTGTGGCGTACCGGGAGCAGCGCCGCGTCACCGCCGTTGTGGATCCATCCGGTGATGCTGCTGCGGCCGGGGCCGCTGGCAGTGGCGTGCCCGGGCCCGCGGTGGTGGTCTACCTCCCGGTGTCGGTCCGCGCGGAGCGTCTCGGGGTCCTCGCCGTAACGTTGCCCGGCCACCACGTCGGCGGGGGAACCATGGAGGTACTCGACGATGTCGCGCGCGTCCTGGGGCACGTCCTGACCGGCGCTCGCCGCTACACCGACCGGTTCGAGATGCTGCGCCGCCGGCGTGAGCTGGGGTTGGCTGCGGAGATCCAGTGGGAGCTGCTGCCCAGTCTGGCCTTCGAGCTGCCCGCGTTCTCCATCGCGGGCACCTTGGAGCCCGCGTACGAGATCGGAGGGGACAACTTCGACTACGCCGTCAGCGCGCACTGCCTGACCGTGGGCGTCAGCGACGCGGCCGGCCACGGGCTGCGCGCGTCGCTGCTGGCCAGCCTCTCCTGCACGGCGATGCGCAACGCCCGCCGCGCGCACTGCTCGATCGTCCAGCAGGCCGAGACTGCGAATCGGCACCTGGTGGAGCAGTTCCCGGGCCCCGACTTCGTCACTGGCCTCATCCTCGAACTCGATGTCGACAGCGGCGTAGGAACGATCCTCAACGCCGGACACCCGCCGCCGCTGCTGGTCCGGGACGGCGCGGTCAGTGAACTCCTCATCCCGCCCGAGCTGCCGCTCGGGCTGCTCGGTTCCACGCACTACCCGGTTCACCCGATCGCGCTCCATCCGGGGGACAGGTTGCTCCTGTTCACCGACGGCATCACAGAGGCCCATCAGCGAGGTGGGCAGGATTTCGGCTATCGCCGGCTGGCCGCGCTGCTCGCTGACCACCATGAGCTCGCGCCTCCCGAACTCGTACGACATATCACCCGGTCCGTCACCGAGTCGTGCAACGGCGAGATCAGCGATGACGCCACGGTCGTGTGCCTCGATTGGCATCCGAAGCAACCGCAGGCCCAGTGA
- a CDS encoding DUF4386 family protein, with the protein MGSALVAFHNWTFLVGPSLVLGTSTVLLAYLLYRSGLVPRFIPVLGPVFAGHRPDVRPLRADLGVGHRHPCPGVRDSDILCGDVGDR; encoded by the coding sequence ATCGGAAGCGCATTGGTGGCATTCCACAACTGGACATTCCTGGTCGGCCCCAGCTTGGTCCTCGGAACGAGCACGGTGCTGCTCGCGTACCTGCTGTACCGATCCGGCCTCGTACCACGGTTCATCCCCGTGCTGGGACCGGTCTTCGCCGGGCACCGCCCAGATGTTCGGCCTCTACGAGCAGATCTCGGTGTGGGCCACCGTCACCCCTGTCCCGGCGTTCGCGACTCAGACATCCTTTGCGGCGACGTGGGTGACCGGTAG
- a CDS encoding putative quinol monooxygenase, translating into MDESDRPLFLVVNIKPRLDRMAEAEAQLQSMRRNSITEPGCVFMYLAQPQDDPSTWVMLEMFRSRAAWDEHMRQPYNIEGNIILEDLLREPSDLRLFDQK; encoded by the coding sequence ATGGACGAGAGTGATCGGCCACTCTTCCTCGTGGTCAATATCAAACCAAGACTGGACCGAATGGCGGAAGCCGAGGCGCAACTGCAGTCCATGCGCCGCAACAGCATCACCGAGCCCGGTTGCGTCTTCATGTACCTCGCGCAGCCGCAGGACGACCCGTCCACGTGGGTGATGTTGGAGATGTTCCGCTCCCGCGCGGCGTGGGACGAGCACATGCGCCAGCCTTACAACATCGAGGGGAACATCATTCTGGAGGATCTCCTCCGCGAGCCCTCGGACCTGCGCCTTTTCGACCAGAAGTAG
- the fucP gene encoding L-fucose:H+ symporter permease produces the protein MARQTVTRIQPYEARDAKPKLVYPGLTIPFILIVTCFAAWGSAANLTDVLVGVFRHIFTMSNFQSALVQFAYYGAYFSLAIPAAFINRRYGYKAGVLAGLGLATLGGFLFIPASVLLAYGFFLIALFVLAAGLSILETSANPFVIAMGPEENATQRLNLAQSFNPVGANIGVLLGALLILPQITPESEKAAMTADQRLAAQEQDLSLVLGPYTGIATALLLIWIVIAIQKIPVPEEHARFAPDERNTGLVGRLWHNRHYRYGVAAQFLNVGAQVCAWTFTIQYAQDVVGVPTASSGWYLQASLILFLISRFVMTYLLGIYRPTKLLFAMGLLGLLFSLIAMFSPNMIGLLAVVGISLSLSLMFPTIYGVALQGLGPDTKFGAAGLVMAILGGALLPLVQGKLMDIMGANLAFVVPGICLGLVACYALFDLRTARHGGPLVSEGAAG, from the coding sequence ATGGCTCGACAGACGGTCACACGGATACAACCCTACGAGGCACGCGACGCGAAGCCCAAGTTGGTTTACCCGGGCCTCACCATTCCGTTCATCCTGATCGTCACCTGCTTCGCGGCCTGGGGGTCCGCAGCCAACTTGACGGATGTTCTTGTGGGGGTTTTCCGGCACATCTTCACGATGTCGAACTTCCAGTCGGCACTTGTGCAGTTCGCGTACTACGGCGCGTACTTCTCGCTCGCCATCCCGGCCGCCTTCATCAACCGGCGCTACGGCTACAAGGCCGGCGTCCTCGCCGGCCTGGGGCTCGCCACGCTCGGTGGATTCCTGTTCATCCCGGCAAGCGTGCTGCTCGCGTACGGGTTCTTCCTGATCGCTCTCTTCGTACTGGCGGCCGGACTGTCGATCCTCGAGACCTCGGCCAACCCGTTCGTGATCGCGATGGGCCCGGAGGAGAACGCGACCCAGCGGCTGAACCTCGCCCAGTCGTTCAACCCGGTCGGCGCGAACATCGGCGTCCTGCTCGGCGCATTGTTGATCCTCCCCCAGATCACGCCGGAGTCGGAGAAGGCCGCGATGACGGCAGACCAGCGGCTAGCGGCGCAGGAGCAGGACCTGTCGTTGGTACTCGGGCCCTATACGGGAATCGCCACCGCGCTCCTGCTGATCTGGATCGTCATCGCCATCCAGAAGATTCCTGTGCCGGAGGAGCACGCCCGGTTCGCGCCGGACGAGAGGAATACCGGCCTCGTCGGTCGTCTCTGGCACAACCGGCACTACCGGTACGGAGTGGCCGCACAGTTCCTCAACGTCGGCGCCCAGGTCTGTGCGTGGACGTTCACCATCCAGTACGCCCAGGACGTGGTGGGCGTGCCCACCGCGAGCTCGGGCTGGTACCTCCAGGCCAGCCTCATCCTTTTCCTCATCTCACGGTTCGTGATGACCTATCTGCTCGGCATCTACCGGCCGACGAAGCTGCTGTTCGCCATGGGTTTGCTGGGGCTGCTGTTCTCCCTCATCGCCATGTTCTCGCCAAATATGATCGGATTGCTCGCCGTCGTCGGAATCTCCTTGTCGCTGTCACTCATGTTCCCGACGATCTACGGCGTCGCCCTGCAAGGCCTCGGCCCGGACACGAAGTTCGGCGCCGCCGGTCTCGTGATGGCCATCCTCGGAGGCGCGCTCCTTCCGCTGGTCCAAGGCAAGTTGATGGACATCATGGGCGCGAACCTGGCCTTCGTCGTCCCGGGGATCTGCCTGGGTCTGGTGGCCTGTTACGCACTGTTCGACCTCCGCACCGCACGGCACGGAGGGCCGCTCGTGAGCGAGGGCGCCGCGGGTTGA
- a CDS encoding carbohydrate kinase family protein, giving the protein MFVVVGEALVDLVGQRGSRTLVAHPGGSPANVALGLARLGNQVTLMTRLGRDALGEMVTAHLKSSGVRVEGGSGEGTSTSLAIATLAAGIATYDFRIEWDIGDLEPLPIETRCLHTGSLATVLAPGRAGVEDLMRREHRRGRVTISYDPNVRPALLGAPERARPGIEDLVALCDVVKVSDEDLLWLYPDRQDEDVARDWLGRGPALVVVTRGGRGVYAATAGLEVRRPATPIDLVDTVGAGDSFTSGLLDGLRRADLVGGSRHDAMAAIDEATLVSVVDAAAFVAAITCSRPGADPPTRAEVAAADAVRTPTAAAPLGTARGISPPATGPASEVAPKRGRYR; this is encoded by the coding sequence ATGTTCGTCGTCGTGGGCGAAGCGCTCGTGGACCTGGTCGGGCAACGCGGCAGCCGAACGCTGGTCGCCCATCCCGGTGGGAGCCCGGCCAACGTCGCTCTTGGGCTGGCCCGGCTCGGGAACCAGGTGACGCTCATGACGCGTCTGGGACGGGATGCGTTGGGCGAGATGGTCACCGCGCACCTCAAGTCCAGCGGCGTCCGGGTCGAAGGGGGCTCGGGCGAGGGCACCTCGACCAGCCTGGCGATTGCCACCCTCGCCGCGGGGATCGCGACCTACGACTTCCGCATCGAGTGGGACATCGGCGACCTGGAGCCCCTCCCCATCGAGACCCGGTGCCTGCACACCGGTTCGTTGGCAACCGTCCTGGCACCCGGCAGGGCAGGCGTCGAGGACCTCATGAGGCGGGAGCACCGGCGCGGGCGGGTGACGATCTCCTACGACCCCAACGTCCGGCCCGCACTGCTCGGGGCGCCGGAACGGGCGCGGCCGGGGATCGAGGACCTCGTCGCCCTGTGCGACGTCGTCAAGGTCAGCGACGAGGACCTGCTCTGGCTCTACCCCGACCGCCAGGACGAGGACGTGGCGCGGGACTGGCTCGGGCGCGGCCCGGCCCTCGTCGTCGTGACACGTGGAGGCAGAGGGGTGTACGCCGCCACGGCGGGGCTGGAGGTGCGTCGACCCGCGACGCCGATCGACCTCGTGGACACCGTCGGTGCAGGCGACTCGTTCACGTCCGGCCTGCTCGACGGGCTGCGTCGAGCAGATCTGGTCGGGGGCTCGCGTCACGACGCGATGGCGGCGATCGACGAGGCGACGCTCGTCAGCGTTGTGGACGCGGCGGCCTTCGTCGCGGCGATCACCTGCTCTCGCCCTGGTGCCGATCCCCCGACCCGAGCCGAGGTTGCCGCCGCCGACGCCGTTCGAACGCCTACTGCGGCGGCACCGCTCGGCACCGCACGAGGGATCTCACCGCCGGCAACCGGCCCGGCCTCCGAGGTCGCACCGAAGCGAGGGAGATATCGATGA